The nucleotide sequence GGATCTGAGATTTTCCATAGTACAAAAAGATTAGATTAGACTAGAAAGGATCACAGTATGTACCAATGATTGGGTATGCTGTTTGGACACAGATACTAGCAAGGTTACCTGCCACATCAAAATTAAAGCTTGTCTTAAAATTTTTGCTTTGAATAATTAGGCTACATTAGGATGCTGAATAGTTAACCAGGATGTTAACCATCAATAACCACTTCCTAATCAGATAACTGTGGATTAGAATAATTCACGGTTTGGTTGACATTTTAAGGGTTAGTTAGGGTtgtggaaaaagtaaaaaaataaagagataaGAGAGAGCTCAGGTGGTCAAATTTGCTTTCTTCATTTTTTCGTGCTTCAGTCTGTCAGAAACATCAGAACATAGCCATATCAGGAATCATTTGCATTCtcatcatatatatttttttttatgattacaTCTTCGAGCAAACCTGCAAAATTATTTCAACCAAATATGGaaaagtttcaaaaaattctagcGGGGATCGGTCCTTATGGGGAGCTGAGATATTCATCTTAtcctgaaagcaatggaagtcAGGAGGGTCCATGACATCGGATATTTCCAATAGTACAAGAAGGTGATATGCCAATGAAAGAGAATCTTAAAATGCAACATATGCCATGCATATGTAAAGTTTGTATAAGATAATTATCATCGGATCTGAGATTTCCCATAGTACAAAAAGATTATATTAGACTAGAAAGGATCGCAGTATATAGCAATGATTTGGTATACTGTTTGGACACAGATACTAGCAAGGTTACCTGCCACATTAAAATTAAAGTTCGTCTTAAAATTTTTTACTGCTTTGAATAATTAGGCTACATTTGGATGTTGAATAGTTAACCAGGATGTTAACCATCGATAACCACTTCCTAATCAGATAACCATGGGTTAGAATAATTCACGGTTTGGTTGACATTCTGAAGGTTAGTTAGAGTTGtggaaaaactgaaaaaaaataaagagacgAGAGAGCTCAGGTGGTCAaatttgctttctttcttttttcatgtTTCAGTCTGTCAAAAACATCAGAACACAGCCATATCAGGAATCATTTGCATTctcatcatatttttttttattgattacaTCTTCAAGCAAACCTGCAAAATTATTTCAACCAAATATGGAAAAGTTTCAGGAAATTCTATTGGGGATCGGTCCTTACGAGGAGCAAATGATTTGGCATACTGTTTGGAACAGATAGTAGGTAGGTTACCTGCCACATTAAAATTAAAGTgtcttaaaattttttattgctTTGAATAATTAGGCTACATTTGGATGCTGAATAGTTAACCAGGATGTTAACCATCGATAACCACTTCCTACTCAGATAACCATAGGTTAGAataattcatgatttggttgacATTCTGAAGATTAGTTAGAGTtgtggaaaaagtaaaaaaataaagagacgAGAGAGCTCAGGTGGTCAAATTTTATTTCACTCTCCCATATGACCTAAAGTTAACCGGGTTAGCTGCTTTTTAAGATGATGACCGATTAAGTTTAACAAACCATTTTGGGCTCTTGCTTAACTGGTTAAAATCTAAACTGCCCGAAACTAGCACACAACCAGCAATTAAGTCAAAATTTTATCATCTGACTTGCAAATGTTATCAGACTAATCATAACCAGGTATAAGCATAAGTTAGCTCTGCCATGCTCCGTTTCTCCCTCTATTTCCTTCCAATACCAAGCCTCCATGCATTTGCCTACTTGTGTTGGGCATGATCACAAGCCTCATGCTGCCTCCTCATTAAAATTGACAAAAGGTGATATCACAATGATTTGTGTGTTGTCCTTGCTTCTCTTGCATGATTTCACAGATGCACACAGTTTTGGTATGAAATGGAAATGGGGATGAACGATAACTTTCTACTAGGAGATAAATAGACAATACAAAACAACTGAAGCGGCTGTTTGGATGTCTATCAAAGCTTTTACTCATAAAACTTAATCTTATGTAAAGCAGATTTTATGAAAAGTAGAGGTACTTGCATTTCATAAAACTCTTTTTCAGGTTTTGAGGCCTGTCTGGTTTTTCTCCATAAcataattcatgaaaagaaaccAAATGTGTGTTCTCATAAAACTGACTTATTTTAGATTGTGTATCCTTTTTGATAAAACCTGACAATGAAGCAGTTTCAAAAAGAATTATAGGTTTTCATGGTTCATTTAAACTTCATAAACCATAATTGTATGTAAGTAATGTAAGTTCATGTAGTTTATCTGCATGAATTGCTAATCTGCCCCTCCACACCCCCCCCAACCCCCAccgacacccccccccccccccaaaaaaaaaaaacatgaacttGTTCCCATGCTCCAATTGTACTCATGTGTTTCTTCTCTAGATCTTCTTACAAGCCACATCTTTCTGGTATACAAAAGGCCTTGTGCTTCATCTTTGTCTTGCACTCAAGTGTCAGAAAAAGGACCATACTTCATGTTATGACATGCGCTTCATTTCTATCACACAATACATGCTGACCTCCTTGTCTTTATGACAAAGCTGCCAAAACTCTTTGGTACACCTTAGTGCAATAACACTACCATTCCTCCTCAGGTCATAAGTTGATGTCAAATGCCACGTGCAAGAGCACTGTCCAATAGTCAAACCCAACCCTATTCCTCTATAGCCCACCACCCTTACCTAGATCTCCTCATAATCATAAAGAATTTGCTAGGGCATAGAGAGTCTCCATGAGCACTTGGGTGTCATGACCTAAGCCTTGGATTGCAACCATCTGCTCCTCTTGTTGAGGTTTTTGCTTTTTCATTAAGGCAACCCAACAGATATAGGCTCGATTCACATTCCTATAGATAAAATTGGTATCAGGTTATGAGGGTAGATGATTTGATTTTTGTGTCAGGACTTGGTTACTTTGAAAAACTCTACGGAGGACCTAATGTCTGGTTCAACACCCACATTATGTATTTGAATGACACAATTTGTCATACCTTAATTTGGAACTCGGGAACGCAATAACATTATGCAAAGATAAATACATAACCATTTCTGCAATTAGCAGGACAATATCAGGAAATTCTCATACTACATAGCTTAATTATTTAACTTTAACCAAgtacctttttttattttcgaaGACAGATACTTTATGCAATAGGAGGCACAACAAAGAGTAGAAATCTTCCCCACCACCAATTCTATCAGATACATGCTCCCAGGTCAATTTCCAAGAAATCAACAAATTTCCCGTACTTTATAACTATATCTCCACTTGGAAATCATAAATTAGGCTGAATAAATCGACAACACAGTCCCGCTTCAATCGGACCCCAAAACACAAAACAAGATAGAATCGAGGTCGCGTCAACAATACGTACCTTAGTTCTACTCATGAACTACGTGGTGTGGGCTCGGAACCGGCGGTGCCTCGACGGAGGTCTTCGATCAGTCCGCCCAGCTCCTTGCGAGCAGATTCCCTTCCGAACATGAAGCCGTACCTGGAGATGAATCCAATAGAAAGCATGAGAGATGATTCAAGCccctaaaaccctaaccctaaccctaggcaGGGGGGAGAACGGCGACTAACCAGAAGGAGACGGCAGAGAAGACTCCCGCCGTAAAAACCGTTTGAAGAAGAGTGAGCTTCTTCCTCTCCATGACCGCAATACGCAATCTCGGCGCTCCGGCGAGAGATTAAGAAGTCCGATCACGGATCCCAAGCGAAAATCCAAACTCGAATACTTTATTGGGTTCGGACTTGGATCCGATCTGACTCCACCTTATTGcacgatgaaaaaaaaaaaagttttttttccacaaattaatatttacatatatatatatatatatatatatatatatatatatatatatatatatatatatatatatatatatacccctACAAAAcaattgtttttctattttatttttttattcctatttttgtatatgtacccacgctaacgccgttaaaaaaattaattgtttcaaattaaaatacctaaaatactcttaatgggtagatgtataaataaaaaaaaatatttataaggcaaTCGTattgaaaagataaaaaaataatttcaaaattttattttaatgttaattaaaataaatattgtttTTATTAACGATATTAGAAGAATTGTTATATTAGgaacatttgtgcaaaaatagtattttatgaaggtatagaaataaaaataaatttgaagAGGGTACTCGTGCaaaattgaatttttagaaggTACTTAtgcaaaaaatccaaaattaaaACCGTCAAAATTATCAAAAGTTATTTGGGTAACAAAAAATCATGAATAAAGtaataaaagttaaaaaaaaaatttctaaagtatttttttacttatttatCCAAAAATAAGTATATCAAAAGATAAATATAAGAGAGACAAGAATAATGGATTATAGCGAAAAAAATATCATCACCATCAACAATATATAGTATCACtttcttgagaaaaaaaaattattgtatcAATAGTTTgcaacatataaatatttattagtcATGAATAACTCAtgaataaatctaaaaatctaCATATAGttagaaaataatttattagttatgaattaattgacttatggaGAATAATCTAAAGAATCGTTTGGCCAAGAAAAAAAGTGCTTATTAGGGGGAATCTAGCTTGCACTATGGAACTTTCATCAGCTCCAACCCAATATCATAACATGGAGCAAACCACAAGTAGAGGCAACAAGAAACATTTCTGTCCCACTTCCTTGGAGAGCAGAGTGGGGAAGAGGCAGTGGAGACTTTGGAGGGTGCAATGGCAACGCATAACACTTCATGGAAGTTTTACACTAGAGGTCACTGACTAAAAAATTTTAGTTGAGGACCTCCAACAAAATTATGAGCAGATAAACTACATTTTGTTGGTCGAGGTCAAGAAATCTATGAATGATATGATAGATTGTATAGAACTTCTTTCGGCCCAAtatgattctttttttctttttcaacttttttttgGGATACAAATGATGGTAAGACCATCTCATGCATATGATGCTGAGAGTGAAGAACCACCTGTCCTCTTTACTGCTAACCTGGTATGCcttctgaaaaaagaaaaaagctcaCTCATTCTAATCAAGTTGTTTTTGGTCACCATTGCATTTCTACTCTTGGAACAGACAATAtccaataaaaagaaataatagtATTGTACACATAAAAGTAAACTTACGATAGGTAAACTCAAGTTCAAATCTCAAATTTTCCCTACAAAGCTGGCATTCATTGATGATGTAGATCATCAGAATACAACTTGTAAGGCGAAACTTTACTGAACTGAAGGTTTAGTCATCCATCATAAACATAATTGTTGATTTGTAAAATTTTGTTGCACATTGCGTAATTCTAGGATAAATAACActtcatcaaaaagaaaatatcgGAGAAGCAAGCTGCTAGCTTTCAACCTACATACTCAAAGAATTCGGTATAAGTCGATGCCACCTTATTATCTTAATGCACTCCAAAGCAAATTCAGATGTTGGACAGGCAGCAAGCAGtgcccaaaagaaaaagaaaagagcaaaaaaataaaaaatcctcCCTTACAAGCCATATTCATCCCTTCCCTCTATCAAAATGGTCACCTTCTTGAAGGCCCTGTTCTTTTCTGCTTGTCCAAGTTAGTTGTTGAAGAATGTACTTCAGTCGAATCCATTTGAAGGGCTTGTTTCAAGCTTTCTACGATCTCATGCATCTTTGGACGGTCTTTTCTGTTCTTGACAAGGCAACTGTCTGCTAACTTAGCAACCTCGCGCGCGGCTCTCAGAGAATACTGATTTCTTAGTCTTGGATCCATGATCACGCTAAACTTCCAACTATCTCGAGGAAATTGTCTCACCCAATCCAAGAGCTTCTGCTCATTTGGCGGGCGATTTCGATCTAATGTCCGCCTGCCTGTAAGGATTTCATACAACACCACACCAAAACTCCACACATCACTCTCAATTGTGAGATGGCCAGTCTCAATGTAGTCCGGGGCGGCATACCCCTGAGTCCCCACGACCTGATCAATGCAAGCAATCATCATTAATATTAGCAGGTGTGTGTTTCGAATAATACGAATTTTGTTGTCAACGAATAAATTCTGGAGATCATAGAATTTACACCTTACTACTGTCAACATTTGCAGATGCGGTAGTAAGGAGGGAATACAAGCAGAAATGAATTAGgcaatcttttttttaatctaaaattaagaaaaaacttATTGCTTGGAAAGTATGCATTCGATATTATGATATCCAGGAACCATCAGTTTCAAAGGATGAAAGTGGGAATTATGTGTCACACCTCTTTTTCTtctaagtttctttttcctAGTAGCAGTTGTCACCAAATGGATATCAAGGTGTATGTAGAGAACCACTGATTACAAATCTTTGGTATAAAGATTGGTGTGGGAACCTGGTCACATGAGACTGCTAAGAAAATCTCTCTAATAGGTCCCAAAAGTTCATCTTCCTACTACCTACATGACTTAATAGAAACATATTTTTTCTAAGAGAAAAAATTCAGTgaaattttatgatattttgGAGGAAAAGATTGCTTATGGATCTTCTTAAATTTTCTGAGCTATTCcatttcatctattttttcattcttaTCTATattatctttttaaattttgTCTCCATTTTCTAGATTTTCGGAGAAAATTTTGTTAATTTACAAGTTTACTATTTTTCCACCCAAATTAAAACCTAACCCTAACTAATATGACTGTGTAGAGAAAGCACAAGCCTTTTGAAGTATCAGCAAAATTGAGTACCCTGTCTTCCAATTGTTCTCTCATTCCACAGCATAGCATGTCGTTATGCCTCTTATTTATTTGTGATTTCAGAAAGTTATACAAGCAATGAACTCCTGTTTCATTATGTCTATCTGTACAATATCTAGCTGATACGCATCTTGGTGGTTATGTTTTATGTCAGATATCATCGACTGTATCAAAAGAATGGTCGTATATGTGTGAGTTGCCATTTTGAAATGGAAGTTGGCATGTTAAACAGTTGATTAATCCATTATAGGGTGTAGCATGTCCATATCAAACATTGATGTAATAGCAAGCAAACAAATTGATCTCTAGAGGGGAACCCATGACATAATCATAACCACAACTGTCTAATCTTACCCCAACTATCAGGGTCAAATTTTCGTTCACCAAGCATTACTTTTTAGGCTACCTTCGACGCTATCAGGAACACTATGAACATCCACTAGGAGTGCAACAAGTCTATGAAACTATGTCTAATTTTTCTGTGCTTTAAGTTATTCCAAGATCTTATGTGAACCACAATCACTACTAGCAATGCATGTCCCAACCATCTGGGGCTAGCTGTATGAACTGTTTTTGATATTTACTGGTATCGAGGCTAACATCTCACttttccaaagaaaaagaatagaaaCAAGGAAACTATTATCAAAACACATCAAGTTTAGGTAGAATCTCCATTTAAACCAAAAGAAAGAATTACATAAAAAAGTTAGCATAGATGATTGATTCAACAAATCTTTAAAGGCAGACATTACCCCTGTAGATACATGAGTGAGCCCTTCTGTTGGTCCTTCTCTTGCTAGGCCAAAGTCTGACAGCTTTGGCCTAAATTCCTTATCTAGTAGAACATTAGATGCTTTGAAATCTCGATAGATCACCTGTCCAAATAATATAGAGGGCTATGGTTAAAAGCTGCAAACAAGTAAAACTTATATGATACTTCCCAACAAACAAAACAGAATTAATAAGTAAACAAGTAATTTTATATGACAATTAGCAAAACAGAAACAACCATTATAATGGCCAAGGCATTATTGTTATTATCAGGTATGTTTTTCAATGTATACATTGAAGAAGTTGTAATCTGGTAATAAATTTGTATCACATAAATGAAAGCTGCTCCCCTAATTCTTGCTAATAAGATATATCTATTGACTTCTTCTGATGACAAAAGTATAGGTAAGCATATAGAGGCAAGTTTTTGCCTCCTAGAACAGTGAGACAATAACTGCCAAGAAACATTATTCAGAAATGGAATAACATCAAACGAGAGTCAGAAATAACCTGAACTTCTAATCCTTCATGCAGATATGCCAATCCTTCTGCTGCACCCAAGGCTATCTGCAGTCTTAAGTTCCAGGAAAGAGCAGGATAATTTCTGTTGAACAGATGATCTTCTAAGCTCTTATTAGGCATGAACTCGTAGACCAATAATCTTTGGATCCCTCTTTCACTATCTACGGCGCAATATCCAATGAGTTTTACAAGATTTGGGTGCTCAAGAACTCCAAGAAATTGAACTTCTGCCAACCATTCCTTATGCCcctaaaaaagaaagagaagatatAAGCAACAGAGACATTCCAGGAAAAATTGAGACTGCTCTGAAACTACAAAGATGTCTTAGCATAtgaagaacaaagaaaatttcGGCAAAAAACATCATATACTTATCTGTGGTAGAAAATAACAGAAACCTCATGTTATACTAATTTTGCTACCTCATGCTTAAAATAGTCAGCTCGACACAACTAATGTTGCTGAAGGCATCGCAAAATGTCTCTTTCGACTAATACATTTGATTAAAAATAATTAGCTAAAGTCTAATAGTTTGACATACCATGGCAATTCTTGAGCCAAATGAGTGCAGTATCTCTCGAGCCAAATGAGCGCAGTATTCATTTTATGTTCCCAACAAGGAAATGCAGGTTCattgaaggaaaaatatgatTGTGTTTCTGTgtattaatgaaaaaaaaagaagccaatCTACACTTACTTGAGACTCTATAGTAGCATCGTGTTGAGCCCGATATACATTGTTGTCTCCTTTCCCTATCAGCTTAAGCTCTTGCGGTCTAGTGTTTAGTTAACAGGGTATCAGAGAGCCAAGAGTTCAAATCCTCTTGAATCCATTCACTTATTAAGTAACCTGGTTGTCATCAGCAGTTGCAGCATGGTTCTAGCAAATCCATGCAAAATTTTTGAGGCACAATCTAACAAACAGATTAAAACCCAAGGCTTCAAATTTTCAACTAAATGATCTGGATTGTTTCCTTGCCTAACAGTCGAGAAGCAATgcagcatagccattccttctttatTTCCTATATTTATTAATAGAAAAGGGGTTATTAAAAAATGATGTAATACTAGAAAGAGTAGCATTAGAAGCACCGAATGAGCGCAACGAGAGTAAATGTATGGAAGTATTTGGGGGGTTGGTGTCATGTATGTTCAGAAATGACAAAGCTGCAAGATTGTTGCATAATATATAGCAAATCCAGTAAACTTCTTAAGAAGTGTAAACAAATTAGTTAGCAAATCTAAATAACTATGTCAAATTGAGTCACTCATATCATAAATAAAAGGTCCatcttcaaacaaaaaaaaatcaaaatgttgCAGGATTATTTATCAATCAATCTCCTACATTTATAACAAAGAACTGGCCTCAAACAGAAATAATTTGCTATAACTATAGAAGCCCTGCATTGCCTTCTTAAAACTTGGTTATACCTTAGTTCTACATGATTCATGGTATCGAAATgacaaagcaaaagaaaaaccaaaagaaaaactcAATCAAGAGGGGAAAGTTTACATAGCCATTCACATGAATTTTCCGAGGTGGTAGAACCCTAGTGGGCTATGTCAGTCCCCATGCACTGAGAGCACAATCAGATTTCACTTTgtcaaaaaacagaaaaaaaaactctcccATGCATATGGAAGCTCATATTTACCTAGAGAAAAACACTCTCCCCTCCTCTTCACTAAGAGATGAAACCAAGAGATAATCTTGAGAATTATCTGAAAGGATCAGCCAGAGCGTACCACCAAAGAAGACGTTCAAGGAAAGTACCATGAGAAATAACATTTAGAGAAGCACCTAAGAATCACTAAGAAATGAATGAAGAGTTCAGAAAAACCTCATAAGAAAATACAGTTTTCCCTTATACTCTGCCCCAAACCTCTTTGAAGAATCTCttctcattttcttctttttcttcctcatcTTACTACTCACTCTTTCTCCTTAACCTAAGAAAAGACTCCTGTTTCATATGCTATCtcttcaaataatattttctagcTCCACGACATACTGATAACATTTGGAGTGATTGAATTATTCTGAACAAATCCATAACATgggattattttttcttttaaattagtTCCAGGGGAAGTCCAAAGATTTGAGAAACTGATCTGACCAAAAACAAATCAAAAGATGGGATGTTCCACCTATTATTTCAGAAATTGATATTtcttccatcttttttttttttatctcaccCTTCACTCTTTTCCCCTTCTTAAGAGATAGAACCCCTTCTCTTGCTTTATATCTCCAAATAATTCATTCTAGCTCAAAAACAAAGTTATATGCTTAAGGATAATCAAAACATCATTGTAGATGACCAAGTCTTAGGACCCACAAAGGATATCTCTGCTGACTTAAGCCACTGTTAGGTATATTTATGCCAAAATACAAACTCAGGATATGCAAGGCCTTCGTTTACCCCGAGAAGCCACATGCCCCCAACCAACACACATACAAAAGGTGTAGTTCCTCATatcaaaagagaaaagaaaaaaaaaggtccaGTTCCGTGCCTGTGGAGAACAAAAGGGCCGGTCACATTGCAACAAGATACCTACCCAGAGAGCAGGAACACTGTGCTTAtgattccattttttttttttttttaattgccaTGCCAGATTGCTGGTTACCTAGCTTTTCAATTTATCCTTAATGTCATTGTTTTTCTTTCCCCttcttaaaacaaaaaaaatatagcaaGTGCAGAATGAACTCAGCTAAGGTGTTTCACATTAAGCCGCGAGTTTTCAATGAATCCACGCTTAAGTTCAAGGATGAAAAATTGTATAGGATTATGTCCCACATATTCTACCAGAAAGCTTTTGATATGATCCAAGCATGGACTTCTTATTTGTACAATTAAGATGTTATGATAAGCACCTAATTTTTCATATCTGGGGTTGTAAATTCTGCAGTGTCATTAAGATGGCATCAAGATGAAGCTGAAATCTGTAATTGCATTCGACTTTTGTAGGGAGGCCACACCCACCCAATAACATTCAAAACTTCACTAATCGGCAAACTATAGATTGAAAGACTGGATTCTAAGATAGCATTATTAATTCATCCTAAAAGAAAGCATGTTTAAAAGATAAATAGAATGAGCTGGTGAGTTATATATTTATCCTGAATTCCATCTTCCATTAAGAAACCAACATAATCTTTTCTATGATATCCCTCATGAACTTCTTCTTGCATTTTTGTCTCTAATAGCTGCAGTTCAATCAAGATCCTCCATAACTTTTTGAATGGAACTCTAATAGAACTTAAAACTCATTTCCTATTCTTTAGTTCCATATCACAATGAATATCTAAAATCTTTTGCATCTAACAAATTGATGTAATAGATCGAGCAAAGCGGAGGTCTAGAAATCTATACTTCCTTACATTTCTATGCAACAGAACAATGAGGcagtattttttttctcctccaacaagctaactagaattttattcttttaatgGATTCAAAGAATAGAATAAGTCGAGAGATAGTTATACCTGCAAGCCGCGCTGGTTGAGCTTCTTCACCGCCACCGTAATCCTATCCCCCTTCCCATCCAAAGGCTTGATAAAACCCTTGTAAACTTTCCCAAACCCACCTTCTCCAATCTTAAGCATCCTGCTGAAATCATTTGTCGCATTTCTGAGCTCATCAAGCTCGAAAACACGCATATTATGAGCTCTCTCTTCATACATGGCCGGTATGCTGCGCTGCGACGACGTCGAGGCTGACGACTTGCTTGTATGTTTCCTGGCAGATGAATCATCCGACCTACTAGTACTGACATTCGAGGGAGGTGCTGAAACCGATGTCGAAGCCGTCGCCAGGCTCCGCTCTGGCCTGTTCTCGGTCTTCTTCTTAAAAAGGCCGAAGCATGCCGCCATCCCTTGAAAAGAATTATGATTGTGGAGCTCTAGAGTAATTCAAAATTATCTTCCAATTCCTTCCATATTTCAGGTTGTGCAGGAAAAAggcaaagagaagaaagactaGGAGATActcaaaaggaggaagaagctcAAGGAATTGAAGAAAGAAGAGTAGTCAAGAAATATATGCAGAAATCTGGGAGTTCGGATTACCaagaggggaagaagggggacaacagacacacacacacacacacaaaaaaaaacgactggagaagaaagaagaaatggaGGAGAACATTTGAGGAAAGATCTTTCAAAGGGTATGGTAGCTGTCAAACCGAGCTCATTCTGAGGATCTTAAAGATAAGAGTTCCTCTGCTTGGATTTAGTCAGGGACTCGGCCCACCTACGCGTTTTGGGAGACCTCCTGGTTTCTCTGGTCCGTCTCCGATATTTTCCTCCAAGCGGATGAATGATACATAGGATAGAGAACAACTATTGCTCTTGGTCCTTCTGTCCTTTTCTCACCATCTTTCAACCACTTCCAGATGAAAGTATAGATCTCTCTagatctctctccctctctctcctgtGTACGATAAAGGTTTAATTTTCTGAATGCTTTTCATCTCCGTTGCTCGTGGTAATAATAAAGGGAGACGGAGATCAGAGAGAGGAAAACAACTGCAGCTGGTTGTGACTCTTGGAGTTTGGCTGCCAGGAAAAGTTTGTCCTTTTTCCCACACTGTAGCCTTTATGGACCGTGGCGGCTTCTCAAAGACCATAACGCATGATGTAAAATCTCAAGTTAGTGCAGGGATAAAGTGAACCTATCCagaataaaattatttataccttttggtatGTTCTATTTTATTCCGCCGCACACCGTATTTTATTCTTCCGATGCTCCCCATTctgtttgggaaaaaaaaaagaagaagctggTTTTCCAATCATAATATCGGTGATTGATGCAATAATTACGATTCCATGCCGTGTACATGAAGTCGCCACATGCATGGGACTGACCGCCGACAGGACCTTCTCTCCATCGGACCATAATTTTGCTTCAAATTAACGTGGGGGAGAATTTTTTTGTTCTCCAAGAATCCACGGAGAGATTGACTACGAAAATCCGTACCGACATAAATCTAGtcctataataaatatatattaaatatattttaaaattaaaaaatttaaataatattttttagttatttttttacTATGAAGTTCTAAATTGTAATAAATGATATTAGAGCGGATCCGCCTTATAATCTATATAAACTAAAGAAACTAGAAAATACTGGAGCACAGATTCATTAAAATTGGCCACAGGTCAGTGATATCtaaatgaatttaaatttttaacaaaaatgctaaacttaaaacaaaaaagaatatataaaaatttataatttagtctcATAGCAGCtatacctcttggcttgttgagacATAAGTCTAAACTCAGTAAAACTCAAACCACCGCATTCAAGACCCACGTCTTTGTCAACCCTCATGTCGGCAGTTTTTTGCTCGCTTATTCCACCAGATTATAATgtctttgttttctttattccaaATAGAATTGATTAAAGCTCGGCAGAGTAGATCCTAGGCGGAAGTTTTGATGGACGAGTATTCCGAAGACTAACCATTAATTTTGATGGACTAGTCGGTCTTAA is from Phoenix dactylifera cultivar Barhee BC4 chromosome 18, palm_55x_up_171113_PBpolish2nd_filt_p, whole genome shotgun sequence and encodes:
- the LOC103714047 gene encoding uncharacterized protein LOC103714047, with amino-acid sequence MERKKLTLLQTVFTAGVFSAVSFWYGFMFGRESARKELGGLIEDLRRGTAGSEPTPRSS
- the LOC103714048 gene encoding probable serine/threonine-protein kinase PBL19, whose amino-acid sequence is MAACFGLFKKKTENRPERSLATASTSVSAPPSNVSTSRSDDSSARKHTSKSSASTSSQRSIPAMYEERAHNMRVFELDELRNATNDFSRMLKIGEGGFGKVYKGFIKPLDGKGDRITVAVKKLNQRGLQGHKEWLAEVQFLGVLEHPNLVKLIGYCAVDSERGIQRLLVYEFMPNKSLEDHLFNRNYPALSWNLRLQIALGAAEGLAYLHEGLEVQVIYRDFKASNVLLDKEFRPKLSDFGLAREGPTEGLTHVSTGVVGTQGYAAPDYIETGHLTIESDVWSFGVVLYEILTGRRTLDRNRPPNEQKLLDWVRQFPRDSWKFSVIMDPRLRNQYSLRAAREVAKLADSCLVKNRKDRPKMHEIVESLKQALQMDSTEVHSSTTNLDKQKRTGPSRR